In the genome of Nocardia sp. NBC_00416, one region contains:
- a CDS encoding LacI family DNA-binding transcriptional regulator translates to MAVTLIDVAVAAGVSRSTASRALSGSRLISAETRAAVETAARTLGYRPNRAASALRSNRSHLVGLVMNNLLNATFHTVAEVVQKRASASGFQVILCITDADPTRENDVLAMLGEHAVDGTIIIGSGRSATASNALLTQGRAVVNLIRSVHGSKASTVLADDLDGARDATAHLLRLGHRRIGYIGGTADATSGRERFEGYRLALAEAGIEVDHELVRKGPFTTEFGAQAVNSLLDEPEPMTALYAANHEAVFGILPTLSGRGVSLPDELSLVCHEDMPWLALWKPAITVVDNGAGQLANVAMDLLFQQINEAAEPDGRTYRIGARLIERESCRARHGVHTSSSTDPPSR, encoded by the coding sequence ATGGCGGTCACTTTGATCGATGTGGCGGTCGCCGCGGGGGTTTCCCGCAGTACTGCGTCGCGCGCATTGAGTGGATCCAGGTTGATCTCGGCGGAGACGCGGGCCGCGGTGGAAACCGCGGCCCGCACACTCGGGTATCGACCGAACCGCGCGGCGAGCGCACTCCGTTCCAACCGATCGCACCTGGTCGGGCTGGTGATGAACAACCTCCTGAACGCGACATTTCACACTGTCGCGGAGGTGGTGCAGAAAAGGGCCTCGGCCAGCGGGTTCCAGGTGATCCTGTGCATCACCGACGCGGATCCCACGCGGGAGAACGACGTCTTGGCGATGCTCGGCGAGCATGCGGTGGACGGGACGATCATCATCGGGAGCGGTCGCAGCGCAACTGCCTCCAACGCGCTGCTGACACAGGGTCGAGCGGTGGTGAACCTCATCCGGTCGGTGCACGGCAGCAAGGCCTCCACCGTGCTCGCCGACGACCTCGACGGCGCCCGGGACGCGACGGCGCATCTGCTGAGGCTGGGACACCGCCGCATCGGATATATCGGCGGCACCGCGGACGCGACCTCCGGCCGGGAGCGATTCGAGGGTTACCGGCTCGCGCTCGCGGAGGCGGGGATCGAGGTCGACCACGAACTCGTTCGCAAAGGACCGTTCACCACCGAGTTCGGCGCCCAGGCGGTGAACTCCCTGCTCGACGAGCCGGAGCCGATGACCGCGCTGTACGCGGCCAATCACGAGGCGGTGTTCGGAATCCTGCCCACACTGTCGGGGCGGGGTGTATCCCTACCCGATGAACTGTCCCTCGTCTGCCATGAGGACATGCCCTGGCTGGCACTGTGGAAGCCGGCGATCACCGTCGTGGACAACGGCGCCGGCCAGCTGGCGAATGTGGCGATGGATCTGCTCTTCCAGCAGATCAACGAGGCGGCCGAACCGGACGGCCGGACCTACCGGATCGGCGCGCGATTGATCGAACGGGAATCGTGCCGCGCCCGCCACGGCGTCCACACGAGTTCGTCGACCGATCCGCCGTCTCGTTAA
- a CDS encoding dihydrodipicolinate synthase family protein has translation MNRDDVSWSGYWPAAPTPFTASGALDTDALGSLMDLYAGMGVDGVLVNGSTGEWFSQTEDERRTVTEVAVDAVAGRFPVVVGISAYTAQQSSALAVHAHSAGADGVLATPPPYVHTSPDETLRFYDTVSTATSLPFMVYNWPRGVSVDIGTSPGLFSRLADLDNVVAIKDSTGNWLSMLDTVEAVAGRVRVFGSFLHRRGLAALLELGGDGNIDGGGVGAPFAVPFYRAVAAGDVESARGWADKYRAFSGRLIGGDYSGVFASPIPQLKAVMNLLGQPGGTVREPLLPVTDAAALAALQNIIDDSGIAEASARTLGADRAC, from the coding sequence ATGAATCGCGATGACGTCTCGTGGTCCGGATACTGGCCCGCGGCCCCCACACCGTTCACTGCGTCGGGCGCTCTCGATACGGACGCGCTCGGATCGTTGATGGATCTGTACGCCGGTATGGGTGTGGACGGGGTACTCGTCAACGGCAGTACCGGTGAATGGTTCAGCCAGACCGAGGACGAGCGCCGAACGGTGACAGAGGTGGCGGTCGATGCGGTCGCCGGCCGATTCCCCGTCGTCGTCGGCATCAGTGCGTACACCGCGCAGCAATCGTCGGCATTGGCGGTGCACGCCCACTCCGCCGGAGCCGACGGCGTGCTGGCCACACCTCCGCCCTACGTCCACACCTCGCCGGACGAGACGCTGCGGTTCTACGACACCGTCTCCACCGCGACATCGCTGCCGTTCATGGTCTACAACTGGCCGCGGGGTGTTTCCGTCGATATCGGCACCAGTCCGGGTCTGTTCTCCCGGTTGGCCGATCTCGACAATGTCGTCGCGATCAAGGACAGCACCGGAAACTGGCTGTCGATGCTGGACACCGTCGAAGCGGTGGCGGGCCGGGTCCGGGTGTTCGGGAGTTTTCTGCACCGGCGCGGACTGGCGGCGCTGCTCGAACTGGGTGGAGACGGCAATATCGACGGCGGCGGCGTCGGAGCGCCGTTCGCCGTACCGTTCTATCGTGCGGTCGCGGCAGGTGACGTCGAATCCGCGCGCGGCTGGGCCGACAAGTACCGCGCGTTCTCCGGACGCCTGATCGGCGGCGACTACAGCGGCGTGTTCGCCTCACCCATTCCGCAACTGAAAGCGGTGATGAACCTGCTGGGCCAGCCCGGCGGCACCGTGCGTGAACCCCTGCTCCCGGTGACGGATGCGGCGGCCCTGGCGGCGCTCCAGAACATCATCGACGACTCCGGCATCGCCGAAGCGTCGGCGCGGACCCTGGGAGCCGACCGTGCATGCTGA
- a CDS encoding allophanate hydrolase-related protein, whose amino-acid sequence MALVTMFVNGQAMSGGTLNDALDNARFLGRVTTAPRYRFYSVRDEFPGLHPVAEGGAAIPGELYEVEYDVLREELLPREPAELELGVIELADGSGSLSMRMRETALGAPDVTDISDRGGWLAYLEGTR is encoded by the coding sequence ATGGCTCTGGTCACCATGTTCGTCAATGGACAGGCAATGTCCGGTGGCACTCTCAACGACGCATTGGACAACGCGCGATTCCTCGGCAGAGTGACAACCGCCCCCCGATACCGGTTCTACTCCGTCCGTGACGAATTTCCCGGCCTGCACCCCGTCGCCGAGGGCGGTGCCGCGATACCGGGTGAACTGTACGAAGTCGAGTACGACGTCCTGCGTGAGGAACTGCTGCCACGCGAACCGGCCGAACTCGAACTCGGTGTCATCGAACTGGCCGACGGCAGTGGATCGCTGTCCATGCGAATGCGTGAGACCGCGCTCGGCGCACCCGATGTCACCGATATCAGTGACCGGGGCGGCTGGCTCGCCTACCTGGAGGGCACCCGATGA
- a CDS encoding NAD(P)/FAD-dependent oxidoreductase, which yields MHAEVDAVVIGAGIVGAAAALALTRAGSRVAVLDRTTPNTAGSGTTAGNLHIQTIHARRPGQGVAVDVERLLPLQKATSGLWDVLADSVPDLGLTRCGGFMVAETEEQVLRLRAKYEWERAAGIPTEVLTGDEARRALPLLGPTIEGATWCAWDGFAEPAAAAPAVLRRAVAEGAALHSNTPVTALRRADEKWEVVTPAGRWHTPAVIDAAGPWMADIAALAGVRLDLTPMSLQMHSLAAAPRTLDVLVQHVGEGMSIKQDHRDRLVLGGGWPAGPFHPSGSAPILADSTTGNLAQVARLLPPLSGGRLLETWTGPVVTTPDEMPVIGELDRAPGLFVAGGTYSFTFAPLWAELLTALVLGKATGLDVSAFSPSRLVRLPTQ from the coding sequence GTGCATGCTGAGGTCGACGCAGTGGTCATCGGCGCCGGAATCGTCGGCGCCGCAGCGGCACTGGCCCTCACCCGAGCGGGATCCCGAGTGGCCGTGCTGGACCGGACGACACCGAACACGGCGGGCTCTGGCACGACCGCCGGCAACCTGCACATCCAGACCATCCACGCGCGCCGCCCGGGCCAGGGCGTCGCGGTCGATGTCGAACGCCTGCTCCCGCTGCAGAAGGCCACCAGTGGGTTGTGGGACGTGCTGGCCGACTCCGTGCCCGATCTCGGTCTCACCCGGTGCGGCGGATTCATGGTCGCCGAGACCGAGGAGCAAGTACTCCGGCTGCGGGCCAAATACGAATGGGAACGCGCCGCCGGAATACCGACGGAGGTGCTGACCGGGGATGAGGCGCGTCGCGCGCTACCACTGCTGGGTCCGACGATCGAAGGCGCCACCTGGTGTGCCTGGGACGGCTTCGCCGAGCCCGCCGCGGCGGCCCCGGCGGTGTTGCGTCGAGCTGTCGCCGAAGGCGCGGCCCTGCACTCGAATACGCCGGTGACCGCCCTGCGCCGAGCGGATGAGAAGTGGGAGGTCGTGACTCCTGCCGGCAGGTGGCATACGCCTGCGGTGATCGACGCCGCCGGCCCGTGGATGGCCGATATCGCCGCACTGGCCGGGGTTCGACTCGATCTGACGCCGATGTCGCTGCAGATGCATTCCCTTGCCGCTGCCCCGCGCACCCTCGACGTATTGGTGCAGCACGTCGGTGAAGGCATGTCGATCAAGCAGGACCATCGTGACCGCCTCGTACTCGGGGGCGGATGGCCCGCGGGACCGTTCCACCCGAGCGGTAGCGCGCCGATCCTCGCGGACAGCACCACCGGCAACCTCGCGCAGGTGGCCCGGCTGCTGCCGCCGCTGTCGGGTGGGCGACTGCTCGAGACGTGGACCGGGCCGGTCGTCACGACACCCGACGAAATGCCGGTCATCGGTGAACTCGACCGGGCGCCGGGGCTTTTCGTCGCGGGCGGTACGTATTCGTTCACTTTCGCTCCACTGTGGGCAGAACTGCTCACGGCGCTGGTACTCGGGAAAGCCACCGGGCTCGACGTATCGGCCTTCTCTCCCTCCCGCCTCGTTCGACTTCCGACACAGTAA